Proteins from a genomic interval of Cuculus canorus isolate bCucCan1 chromosome 17, bCucCan1.pri, whole genome shotgun sequence:
- the PISD gene encoding phosphatidylserine decarboxylase proenzyme, mitochondrial isoform X1, producing MVRCYKALSNPPSSCYNLHKVRIHVRRLRTGNGGSSSCAGNQHPPLESPGPAGSAGGTPNRRARFRLQFPQLALRRRLGRLSCMSRPALKLRSWPLTILYYLLPFGALKPLTRVGWRPMSRVALYKSVPTRLLSRAWGRLNQVELPTWLRKPVYSLYIWTFGVNMEEAAVEDLHHYRNLSEFFRRKLKPQARPVCCLHSVISPSDGKILNFGQVKNCEVEQVKGVTYSLESFLGPRVCPEEPRFSQAPPSNSFQQQLVTKEGNELYHCVIYLAPGDYHCFHSPTDWRVSHRRHFPGSLMSVNPGVARWIKELFCHNERVVLTGDWKHGFFSLTAVGATNVGSIRIYFDQDLHTNSPRYSKGSYNDFSFISNNNKKGIPMRKGEHLGEFNLGSTIVLIFEAPKDFKFHLKAGQKIRFGEALGSL from the exons ATGGTGAGATGCTATAAAGCTTTATCTAACCCTCCATCCTCTTGCTACAACCTCCACAAAGTTAGGATTCATGTCCGGAGGCTGCGTACGGGGAacggcggcagcagcagctgtgccgGGAACCAGCACCCACCGCTGGAGAGTCCAGGCCCAGCTGGCTCTGCTGGTGGGACACCAAATAGGAGAGCGCGTTTCAG GTTGCAGTTTCCCCAGCTGGCCCTGAGGCGAAGGTTGGGCCGGCTAAGCTGTATGTCTAGGCCTGCTCTGAAACTGCGTTCTTGGCCTCTGACCATTCTCTATTACCTTCTGCCTTTTGGTGCTCTTAAGCCCTTGACCAGAGTGGGATGGAGGCCTATGAGCAGG GTTGCTTTGTACAAATCAGTACCAACTCGGCTGCTCTCACGAGCCTGGGGCCGCCTGAACCAGGTGGAGCTGCCCACTTGGCTCCGGAAGCCCGTTTACAGCCTGTACATCTGGACATTTGGAGTGAACATGGAGGAAGCTGCTGTCGAAGATCTGCATCACTACAGAAACCTCAGTGAGTTCTTCCGCAGGAAGCTGAAACCACAAGCACGGCCGGTCTGCTGTCTGCACAGTGTG ATCAGTCCCTCTGATGGAAAGATCCTTAATTTTGGACAGGTCAAAAACTGCGAGGTGGAGCAAGTTAAAGGGGTTACTTATTCTCTGGAGTCTTTCCTGGGACCTCGTGTCTGCCCAGAAGAGCCACGTTTTAGCCAGG CCCCTCCCAGTAACTCTTTCCAGCAACAACTGGTCACAAAGGAGGGGAACGAGCTCTATCATTGTGTGATCTACCTTGCACCAGGGGACTATCACTGCTTCCACTCCCCTACTGACTGGAGAGTGTCTCACCGACGGCACTTCCCAG GGTCTCTGATGTCTGTGAATCCTGGAGTTGCTCGCTGGATCAAGGAGCTGTTCTGCCACAATGAACGGGTTGTCCTTACAGGTGACTGGAAACACggctttttctctttaactgcTGTAGGAGCAACAAATGTGGGCTCCATCCGCATCTACTTTGACCAG GACTTGCACACCAACAGTCCACGCTACTCGAAAGGTTCCTACAACGACTTCAGCTTCATATCCAACAATAACAAGAAGGGAATCCCCATGAGGAAGGGAGAACATTTAGGGGAATTTAACTTAGGCTCTACGATCGTACTGATCTTTGAGGCACCCAAGGACTTCAAATTCCACCTCAAGGCTGGACAGAAAATCCGCTTTGGGGAAGCACTGGGCTCTCTATAG
- the PISD gene encoding phosphatidylserine decarboxylase proenzyme, mitochondrial isoform X3, with amino-acid sequence MCQSNTLQGPDLHAGKWLQFPQLALRRRLGRLSCMSRPALKLRSWPLTILYYLLPFGALKPLTRVGWRPMSRVALYKSVPTRLLSRAWGRLNQVELPTWLRKPVYSLYIWTFGVNMEEAAVEDLHHYRNLSEFFRRKLKPQARPVCCLHSVISPSDGKILNFGQVKNCEVEQVKGVTYSLESFLGPRVCPEEPRFSQAPPSNSFQQQLVTKEGNELYHCVIYLAPGDYHCFHSPTDWRVSHRRHFPGSLMSVNPGVARWIKELFCHNERVVLTGDWKHGFFSLTAVGATNVGSIRIYFDQDLHTNSPRYSKGSYNDFSFISNNNKKGIPMRKGEHLGEFNLGSTIVLIFEAPKDFKFHLKAGQKIRFGEALGSL; translated from the exons ATGTGTCAGTCAAACACCCTGCAAGGACCAGATCTGCATGCAGGGAAATG GTTGCAGTTTCCCCAGCTGGCCCTGAGGCGAAGGTTGGGCCGGCTAAGCTGTATGTCTAGGCCTGCTCTGAAACTGCGTTCTTGGCCTCTGACCATTCTCTATTACCTTCTGCCTTTTGGTGCTCTTAAGCCCTTGACCAGAGTGGGATGGAGGCCTATGAGCAGG GTTGCTTTGTACAAATCAGTACCAACTCGGCTGCTCTCACGAGCCTGGGGCCGCCTGAACCAGGTGGAGCTGCCCACTTGGCTCCGGAAGCCCGTTTACAGCCTGTACATCTGGACATTTGGAGTGAACATGGAGGAAGCTGCTGTCGAAGATCTGCATCACTACAGAAACCTCAGTGAGTTCTTCCGCAGGAAGCTGAAACCACAAGCACGGCCGGTCTGCTGTCTGCACAGTGTG ATCAGTCCCTCTGATGGAAAGATCCTTAATTTTGGACAGGTCAAAAACTGCGAGGTGGAGCAAGTTAAAGGGGTTACTTATTCTCTGGAGTCTTTCCTGGGACCTCGTGTCTGCCCAGAAGAGCCACGTTTTAGCCAGG CCCCTCCCAGTAACTCTTTCCAGCAACAACTGGTCACAAAGGAGGGGAACGAGCTCTATCATTGTGTGATCTACCTTGCACCAGGGGACTATCACTGCTTCCACTCCCCTACTGACTGGAGAGTGTCTCACCGACGGCACTTCCCAG GGTCTCTGATGTCTGTGAATCCTGGAGTTGCTCGCTGGATCAAGGAGCTGTTCTGCCACAATGAACGGGTTGTCCTTACAGGTGACTGGAAACACggctttttctctttaactgcTGTAGGAGCAACAAATGTGGGCTCCATCCGCATCTACTTTGACCAG GACTTGCACACCAACAGTCCACGCTACTCGAAAGGTTCCTACAACGACTTCAGCTTCATATCCAACAATAACAAGAAGGGAATCCCCATGAGGAAGGGAGAACATTTAGGGGAATTTAACTTAGGCTCTACGATCGTACTGATCTTTGAGGCACCCAAGGACTTCAAATTCCACCTCAAGGCTGGACAGAAAATCCGCTTTGGGGAAGCACTGGGCTCTCTATAG